A genomic region of Pseudochaenichthys georgianus chromosome 12, fPseGeo1.2, whole genome shotgun sequence contains the following coding sequences:
- the LOC117456356 gene encoding uncharacterized protein has product MSVTMITAQPLNQLHWTCPLKLQKTTPKQWRICRTQLQELRVQREFCLQRFAGSDDNIRFYTRFPSYNHLMAFWFLIEPSIYKMVRVTRAISAAKRNEEVVTHARPSTRQLLQPIDEFFLFLCFLSVGLKERDLANRFNIHQSTVSRIIATWTSFLTTVLGSQCIWLTPAEVQAHLPEAFKDFPDTQVILDCTELRCQTPSSLLLQSEMYSTYKSHCTMKALVGIAPHGAVTFVSSLYGGSVSDKEIFKQSGIAALLTENMAVMVDKSFLISDCCKCKVYCPPFLSKQKQMPAYQVRETQAIARLRVHVERVIRRIKENKLFDGVILLSHAYNITIRTKHWSRNG; this is encoded by the exons ATGTCCGTGACCATGATTACTGCTCAGCCCCTGAACCAGCTTCACTGGACATGTCCTCTCAAGCTACAGAAGACAACTCCAAAACAGTGGAGGATCTGCAGGACGCAACTGCAGGAGTTAAGAGTCCAGCGAGAGTTTTGCTTACAGCGGTTTGCTGGCTCCGACGACAACATCCGATTCTATACCAG ATTCCCGAGCTATAACCACCTGATGGCCTTCTGGTTTTTGATTGAGCCTTCCATTTATAAAATGGTTCGTGTCACAAGAGCGATATCAGCTGCCAAGAGGAATGAAGAAGTGGTTACACACGCACGTCCATCAACG AGACAGCTGCTTCAGCCAATTGACGAGTTCTTCCTTTTTCTCTGCTTCCTGTCGGTGGGTTTGAAAGAAAGGGACCTTGCAAACCGCTTCAACATACACCAGTCCACTGTGAGCCGCATCATTGCAACATGGACAAGTTTTCTTACAACTGTATTGGGGTCACAGTGCATCTGGCTTACACCTGCAGAAGTTCAAGCCCACCTCCCAGAGGCCTTCAAAGATTTCCCAGACACACAGGTGATCCTGGATTGCACAGAGCTGAGGTGTCAAACACCATCCTCACTCCTCCTCCAAAGTGAAATGTATTCTACATACAAATCTCACTGCACCATGAAAGCCCTGGTTGGCATAGCCCCACATGGCGCAGTGACATTTGTTTCCAGTCTGTATGGTGGTTCTGTCAGCGACAAGGAGATTTTCAAACAGTCTGGAATAGCTGCGTTGTTGACTGAAAACATGGCAGTGATGGTAGATAAGAGCTTCCTGATCAGCGATTGCTGCAAATGCAAAGTGTACTGCCCACCTTTTCTGTCGAAGCAGAAGCAAATGCCGGCCTATCAGGTGAGGGAGACACAGGCCATTGCCAGACTGAGGGTTCATGTGGAGCGTGTCATCAggaggataaaagagaacaaacTTTTTGATGGCGTCATCCTCCTGTCCCATGCCTACAACATAActatcagaacaaagcactggtCAAGAAATGGGTGA
- the LOC117456233 gene encoding uncharacterized protein → MAQAANNGCEARAINSMVFTKPVPNRMVQTGVRSGFYRGMVGPLPDPCLFRVTEAYSAFSIEDRPLVTTMIMRPDKPLVESAFGIVQEGSVLSYQMPALTSRYTTLHTDTPPTPHLPIEGYVILPCDLPLECSEEEQLHINSLSVDLEMSHKIEEATREQSSSSEWHLLRKPRVTASRFREICHVRGESSANSLAERILKGTRQTAEMRRGAEMEPTVAAEYSRLANVNYSPCGLVIHPSTPWLGASPDGVVFDPTEYPQFGLVEFKCPKLCRLQICADGMWLP, encoded by the exons ATGGCACAAGCCGCGAACAATG GGTGTGAAGCCAGGGCCATCAACTCCATGGTCTTCACCAAGCCTGTACCAAATAGGATGGTGCAGACTGGAGTAAG GAGTGGATTCTACAGAGGCATGGTGGGGCCATTACCAGATCCCTGCCTGTTCAGAGTTACGGAGGCATACTCAGCGTTCAGCATTGAAGACAGACCGCTTGTGACCACAATGATCATGAGACCTGACAAGCCCCTTGTGGAAAGTGCCTTCGGGATTGTGCAGGAGGGCAGTGTTCTGTCCTATCAGATGCCTGCTTTGACGTCTCGGTACACCACACTTCACACTGACACACCACCAACACCCCACTTGCCCATAGAGGGGTATGTGATCTTGCCATGTGATTTACCGCTGGAGTGCTCAGAAGAGGAGCAACTGCATATTAACAGCTTATCTGTTGATTTAGAAATGTCTCACAAAATTGAGGAGGCTACCCGTGAGCAAAGCTCTAGCTCAGAGTGGCATCTGCTCCGCAAACCCAGGGTTACTGCCTCTAGGTTTAGAGAGATTTGTCACGTCAGAGGTGAGAGCTCTGCTAACTCTCTTGCAGAGCGAATACTCAAAGGTACAAGGCAGACTGCAGAAATGAGGAGAggtgcagagatggagcccacaGTAGCAGCTGAATACAGTAGACTGGCAAACGTGAACTACTCCCCTTGTGGCCTTGTCATTCACCCCTCTACGCCCTGGCTTGGTGCCTCCCCTGATGGAGTTGTATTTGACCCAACAGAATATCCCCAATTTGGCCTTGTTGAATTCAAATGTCCCAAATTATGTCGACTGCAAATATGTGCAGATGGAATGTGGCTCCCCTAA